A part of Cystobacter fuscus DSM 2262 genomic DNA contains:
- a CDS encoding LysR substrate-binding domain-containing protein: MTLTQLRYLIAIVDAGLNISRAAERVHATQPGISKQIRLLEDELGLQLFTRRGKNLEHLTDAGHEVVRRARLMVLEEANIQALAANHRNQDSGELRISSSHTQARFVLPSAVARLRRTYPSVAVHLLPADEKNLLEWVGRGEVDLSIVSAVGTPQGCVAVPAFQWQRVLVVPRKHPLATLKRSPTIADLAACPLVTYESALRPESTLRQAFQLAGYTPMLACTALDADLIKTYVRAGLGVGILAEMAVLADDARDLKVISLGGLLPVCTTWIVLRRDQVLCNFAMDFIAGVAPRVDPLDVRRALAGEAVDWGAVPSWSEFTAVSRLASLG; this comes from the coding sequence ATGACGCTCACCCAACTCCGCTATCTCATCGCCATCGTCGACGCCGGCCTCAACATCAGCCGCGCGGCTGAACGCGTTCACGCCACCCAGCCCGGCATTTCCAAGCAGATCCGGCTGTTGGAGGACGAACTCGGCCTGCAGCTGTTCACCCGCAGGGGAAAGAACCTCGAGCACCTGACCGATGCGGGCCACGAGGTGGTGCGCCGGGCGCGGCTGATGGTTCTCGAGGAGGCCAACATCCAGGCGCTGGCCGCCAACCACCGCAACCAGGACAGTGGCGAGCTCCGCATCTCCAGCTCGCATACCCAGGCGCGCTTCGTGCTGCCCTCGGCGGTGGCACGCCTGCGTCGGACCTATCCGTCCGTCGCGGTGCACCTGCTGCCGGCCGACGAGAAGAACCTGCTGGAGTGGGTCGGGCGGGGCGAGGTGGACCTGTCGATCGTCAGTGCCGTGGGCACGCCACAGGGCTGCGTGGCGGTTCCCGCCTTCCAGTGGCAACGGGTGCTGGTGGTGCCCAGGAAGCATCCGCTGGCCACGCTGAAGCGGTCGCCGACCATCGCCGACCTCGCCGCCTGTCCGCTGGTGACCTACGAATCGGCGCTGCGGCCCGAGTCCACCCTGCGCCAGGCCTTCCAGCTCGCCGGCTACACGCCCATGCTCGCCTGCACGGCACTGGACGCGGACTTGATCAAGACCTACGTGCGGGCCGGGCTGGGTGTGGGCATCCTGGCGGAAATGGCCGTGCTGGCCGACGACGCACGTGACCTGAAGGTCATTTCCCTGGGTGGCTTGCTGCCGGTCTGCACCACCTGGATCGTGCTTCGACGCGATCAGGTGTTGTGCAATTTCGCCATGGATTTCATCGCCGGGGTGGCACCGCGGGTCGACCCGCTCGACGTGCGCAGGGCTCTGGCGGGCGAGGCGGTGGACTGGGGGGCGGTGCCCTCGTGGTCCGAGTTCACCGCGGTGTCGCGCCTCGCGTCCTTGGGATGA
- a CDS encoding DOPA 4,5-dioxygenase family protein produces the protein MSEERKPIHTAESDQDWADLLSPGRRQLLVNTGLAAATLLTTALSTDALAAEQARPTPGATPPPAPPRPTPGQSPWGYETYKQPTPRPVSLRPGESTLPTTPRRYTDIKSYHAHVYFDEDTHEKAALIRKWAAERFNVELGDWNLEPRGPHVTPSFYFGFTNDLVPIIIPWLQLNSLGLTILLHPNTADPRADHLYYALWVNRSQPVNAYHWPKPEPGKEPEIEQIYPNTRPSVKLER, from the coding sequence ATGTCGGAAGAACGAAAACCCATCCACACCGCCGAGAGCGATCAGGATTGGGCGGACCTGCTGTCGCCCGGACGGCGCCAGTTGCTCGTCAACACCGGACTGGCCGCCGCCACGCTCCTCACCACCGCGTTGTCCACCGACGCGCTGGCGGCCGAGCAGGCCAGGCCGACTCCCGGTGCGACGCCACCACCGGCACCCCCTCGCCCCACGCCCGGCCAGAGCCCGTGGGGCTATGAAACCTACAAACAACCCACACCGCGCCCGGTCAGTCTACGCCCGGGAGAGAGCACGCTGCCCACCACGCCGCGCCGGTACACCGACATCAAGAGCTACCACGCGCACGTCTACTTCGACGAAGACACCCATGAAAAAGCGGCGCTGATCCGCAAATGGGCGGCCGAGCGCTTCAACGTCGAACTGGGCGACTGGAACCTGGAACCGCGCGGCCCTCATGTCACGCCCTCGTTCTATTTCGGCTTCACCAATGACCTGGTTCCCATCATCATTCCCTGGCTGCAGCTCAACAGCCTGGGCCTGACCATCCTGTTGCATCCCAATACGGCGGACCCGCGCGCGGATCATCTGTACTACGCGCTGTGGGTCAATCGCTCGCAGCCGGTGAACGCCTATCACTGGCCGAAACCCGAACCGGGCAAGGAACCCGAGATCGAGCAGATCTACCCCAACACCCGCCCCAGCGTGAAGCTGGAGCGCTGA
- a CDS encoding RCC1 domain-containing protein: MQVQGLSGVVAAGSSHSVAVRSDGAVLGYNSYGQLGHALPCTQPPSFTLCCIDARHRGRRVPHPRCLLVGYWGSLRE; the protein is encoded by the coding sequence GTGCAAGTGCAAGGGCTGAGTGGGGTCGTGGCCGCGGGCTCCTCCCATTCGGTGGCGGTGCGCTCCGATGGTGCCGTGTTGGGGTACAACTCCTACGGCCAGCTGGGCCATGCGCTCCCTTGTACACAACCACCGTCATTCACTCTTTGCTGTATTGATGCAAGACATCGAGGCAGGCGTGTCCCACACCCGAGGTGCCTGTTGGTTGGCTACTGGGGGTCGTTGCGAGAGTAG
- a CDS encoding M57 family metalloprotease: protein MFARTLIIVAGCIALMFGCAGQPDEPQQIVDNLLKAGFLADDIMVVGGKVYVGRDAEVSLAASREMLGSGDTSEEQYRTNNLVSTSLSKICINGSTFTGAFSTALDLAIQNYDELPLTFAMARTPSTGCSFTINAVIQPGVVGGSAGFPSGGLPYHTINIGGGLSSYSVDVIEHVITHEIGHTLGFRHSDYYNRSISCGTGGNEGGADVGAILISGTPTTATVGGSLMNSCFRNVETGEFTSGDITALTVLYKQKGAAKRVIRGFFGKCLDADATSSGTNGTRIQLWDCNGWDNQNWQLLADGTIRSVGGKCLDADANNSGANGTRVQLWDCNGWDNQKWQLLADGTIRSVGGKCLDADANSSGANGTSVQLWDCIGWENQKWRPLTYGTIRGVGGKCLDADATSSGANGTRVQLWDCNGWDNQNWQLLADGTIRSVGGKCLDADANNSGANGTRVQLWDCNGWDNQKWQLLADGTLRSVGGKCLDADANSSGANGTSVQLWDCIGWENQKWVVDN from the coding sequence ATGTTTGCGAGAACGCTCATAATTGTGGCGGGATGCATTGCACTGATGTTTGGATGCGCAGGGCAACCCGATGAGCCGCAGCAGATCGTCGACAATCTGCTCAAAGCCGGGTTCCTGGCCGACGACATCATGGTCGTCGGCGGGAAGGTCTACGTCGGACGGGACGCCGAGGTGTCTCTGGCCGCGTCGCGCGAGATGCTCGGGAGCGGCGATACCTCCGAGGAGCAATATCGAACCAACAACCTCGTCAGCACATCGCTGTCGAAGATCTGCATCAACGGCTCGACGTTCACCGGCGCGTTCAGCACGGCGCTCGACCTGGCCATACAGAACTACGACGAGCTGCCGCTCACCTTCGCCATGGCGCGGACTCCGAGCACCGGCTGCAGCTTCACCATCAACGCGGTCATCCAGCCGGGCGTGGTTGGAGGCTCGGCTGGGTTCCCGTCCGGCGGGCTGCCGTACCACACCATCAACATCGGCGGCGGGCTCTCCTCCTACAGCGTCGACGTCATCGAGCACGTCATCACGCACGAGATTGGCCACACCCTCGGGTTCCGCCACTCGGACTACTACAACCGCAGCATCAGCTGCGGCACTGGCGGTAACGAGGGCGGCGCCGACGTCGGCGCCATCCTCATTTCAGGCACGCCAACTACGGCGACCGTCGGGGGCTCCCTCATGAACTCCTGCTTCCGCAATGTCGAGACGGGTGAGTTCACCTCCGGTGACATCACCGCGCTGACGGTATTGTACAAGCAAAAGGGGGCTGCCAAGAGGGTAATTCGAGGCTTCTTTGGCAAGTGCCTGGACGCGGACGCAACGAGCTCCGGCACCAATGGTACCCGCATCCAGCTCTGGGACTGCAATGGATGGGACAACCAGAACTGGCAATTGCTGGCTGATGGCACTATCCGAAGTGTTGGAGGTAAGTGCCTGGACGCGGACGCCAACAACTCCGGCGCCAATGGTACCCGCGTCCAGCTCTGGGACTGCAATGGATGGGACAACCAGAAGTGGCAATTGCTGGCTGATGGCACTATCCGAAGTGTTGGCGGTAAATGCCTGGACGCGGACGCCAACAGCTCCGGCGCCAACGGCACCAGCGTCCAGCTCTGGGACTGCATTGGGTGGGAGAACCAGAAGTGGCGACCGCTGACTTATGGCACTATCCGAGGTGTTGGCGGCAAGTGCCTGGACGCGGACGCAACGAGCTCCGGCGCCAACGGCACCCGCGTCCAGCTCTGGGACTGCAATGGATGGGACAACCAGAACTGGCAATTGCTGGCTGATGGCACTATCCGAAGTGTTGGAGGTAAGTGCCTGGACGCGGACGCCAACAACTCCGGCGCCAATGGTACCCGCGTCCAGCTCTGGGACTGCAATGGATGGGACAACCAGAAGTGGCAATTGCTGGCTGACGGCACCCTCCGAAGTGTTGGCGGCAAATGCCTGGACGCGGACGCCAACAGCTCCGGCGCCAACGGCACCAGCGTCCAGCTCTGGGACTGCATTGGGTGGGAGAACCAGAAGTGGGTTGTCGATAATTAA
- a CDS encoding helix-turn-helix domain-containing protein yields MSRTMDFAASSFPISRFVEDVRGLAPAAGRASHERLPDGRTILVFRVFEEGRKGDVCVAGPRTRALFKNATGVTRAVMLQFKPGWSAQLLGVPASALTDQIVPLEDVWGRSGRDLCLELLAARSLPEMFHRLSHAIALRAHQTDDPASARLARRAVRLFEGDEVRVESVAERLGVTARHLRRAFTESVGIGPKDFARAVRLRRAVGMAASSKDWGRIAADAGYYDQAHLIADFRELVGLTPGAFVKRAGDRGVRCGSGEAEAELHDTTERLGIEFQRPT; encoded by the coding sequence ATGTCGCGCACGATGGACTTCGCCGCCTCGAGCTTCCCCATTTCCCGCTTCGTCGAGGACGTTCGCGGTCTCGCTCCAGCCGCTGGACGCGCAAGTCACGAGCGGCTGCCCGACGGAAGAACGATCCTCGTCTTTCGAGTGTTCGAGGAGGGTCGGAAAGGGGATGTGTGCGTCGCGGGCCCGCGAACGCGGGCGCTGTTCAAGAACGCAACCGGCGTCACGCGGGCGGTCATGCTTCAGTTCAAGCCAGGCTGGTCGGCGCAGCTCCTGGGCGTGCCCGCGAGCGCGCTGACGGACCAGATCGTGCCTCTGGAAGACGTCTGGGGCCGTTCGGGCAGAGACCTCTGCCTCGAGCTCCTCGCGGCGCGAAGCCTGCCGGAGATGTTCCACCGACTCTCTCACGCGATCGCCCTTCGTGCCCACCAGACAGACGACCCGGCATCGGCACGGCTCGCTCGGCGCGCGGTTCGCTTGTTCGAAGGAGACGAGGTTCGGGTGGAGAGCGTGGCGGAGCGGCTTGGCGTCACGGCGCGGCATCTTCGCCGCGCCTTCACGGAGAGCGTCGGCATCGGGCCGAAGGATTTCGCGCGGGCCGTTCGCCTGCGGCGTGCCGTGGGGATGGCGGCGAGCTCGAAGGACTGGGGACGCATCGCCGCGGACGCGGGCTATTACGACCAGGCGCACCTCATCGCCGACTTCCGGGAACTCGTCGGGCTCACACCGGGCGCCTTCGTGAAGCGGGCGGGCGATCGGGGCGTTCGGTGCGGCTCCGGCGAGGCGGAGGCCGAACTCCACGACACCACGGAGCGACTCGGGATCGAGTTCCAGCGCCCGACGTGA
- a CDS encoding alpha/beta hydrolase family protein: MSEPTSAANTPSAPTPVLSVSPVVLPAPGRAVELQVRVSAPVTGSELPILLLSHGHGRSNHLSSLNGYAPLANYYAARGFVVIQPTHLDSKTLTLDSKDPEAPLYWRARAQDMKRILDQLDVIERAVAGLAGRLDRSKVAVIGHSMGGHTASLLLGARHTNSPDGTEVNFAEPRIKAGVLLAAPGRGDALSKFAAENYPFFSTIDFSTMTTPALVVAGDKDDSAYLTVAGADWHADPYFLSPSPKSLLTLFDAGHGLGGVSGYDVAETTDENPERVAAVQLLTWAYLRTALYPGDSAWQEARNALTGVAGPLGRVESK; encoded by the coding sequence ATGAGCGAACCGACTTCCGCGGCCAACACCCCCAGCGCACCCACGCCGGTCCTCTCGGTCAGCCCCGTCGTGCTGCCAGCTCCCGGCCGCGCCGTCGAGCTCCAGGTGCGAGTCTCCGCGCCCGTGACCGGAAGCGAACTGCCCATCCTCTTGCTCTCGCACGGCCACGGCCGCTCCAACCACCTCTCCTCATTGAACGGCTACGCCCCGCTCGCCAACTACTATGCGGCACGCGGCTTCGTCGTGATTCAGCCCACCCATCTCGACTCGAAGACGCTCACCCTCGACTCCAAGGACCCCGAGGCGCCTCTGTACTGGCGAGCACGGGCCCAGGACATGAAGCGCATCCTCGATCAACTCGACGTGATCGAGCGCGCCGTCGCTGGGCTCGCCGGGCGCTTGGATCGAAGCAAGGTGGCCGTCATCGGGCACTCGATGGGCGGGCACACCGCGAGCCTGCTGCTTGGCGCGCGGCACACGAATTCCCCCGACGGAACGGAAGTGAACTTCGCGGAGCCCCGGATCAAGGCGGGCGTGCTGCTCGCCGCGCCCGGCAGAGGCGACGCCCTCAGCAAGTTCGCGGCCGAGAACTACCCCTTCTTCTCGACCATCGACTTCTCCACGATGACGACGCCCGCGCTCGTGGTCGCCGGCGACAAGGACGACTCCGCCTACCTGACGGTCGCGGGTGCCGACTGGCACGCCGATCCCTACTTCCTCTCCCCAAGCCCCAAGTCCCTGCTCACCCTGTTCGACGCAGGGCACGGGCTGGGCGGAGTCTCGGGATATGACGTCGCCGAGACCACGGACGAGAACCCCGAGCGAGTGGCTGCCGTTCAGCTTCTCACCTGGGCCTACCTCCGCACCGCGCTCTACCCCGGAGACTCCGCCTGGCAGGAAGCGCGAAACGCGCTGACGGGCGTAGCCGGGCCGCTCGGACGGGTCGAGTCCAAATAA
- a CDS encoding quinone-dependent dihydroorotate dehydrogenase, whose product MYALLRALLFLLSAERAHRLGMAALRVLGHFLGLCRRLRARALAPATYDAAVRLAGLSFEHPVALAAGLDKEAEAVDGLFALGFSAVEVGTLTPRPQPGNPRPRLFRLPEHRALINRMGFNNHGAPPAAELLRARTWRPAPVGVNIGKNKDTPLERAVDDYVACVDALAPLGDYVVVNASSPNTPGLRQLQEPELLTALLQAVQARLAQVAPGKPLFLKIAPDLTPEAVDEVVDVARACGLAGLIATNTTIARPFEHPVAKEAGGLSGAPVREAANAVIRRAYARSGGTLPIIGVGGVFTAEDVYEKLRAGASVVQVYTGFIYEGPGMVRRLLAGLGPLLARDGLGSVREAIGAEHRPRT is encoded by the coding sequence ATGTACGCCCTGCTGCGCGCCCTGCTCTTCCTCCTGTCCGCCGAGCGCGCCCACCGCCTGGGCATGGCCGCGCTGCGTGTCCTCGGACACTTCCTGGGGCTGTGCCGGCGCCTGCGTGCCCGCGCGCTCGCCCCCGCCACCTACGACGCCGCGGTGCGCCTGGCGGGCCTCTCCTTCGAGCATCCGGTGGCGCTCGCCGCGGGGCTCGACAAGGAGGCGGAGGCCGTGGACGGCCTGTTCGCGCTGGGCTTCTCCGCGGTGGAGGTGGGCACCCTCACTCCGCGGCCCCAGCCGGGCAACCCCCGCCCACGCCTCTTCCGCCTCCCCGAGCACCGCGCCCTCATCAACCGCATGGGTTTCAACAACCACGGCGCCCCACCCGCCGCGGAGCTCTTGCGCGCGCGCACCTGGCGGCCCGCTCCCGTAGGCGTGAACATCGGCAAGAACAAGGACACGCCCCTGGAGCGCGCGGTGGACGACTACGTCGCGTGCGTCGACGCGCTCGCCCCGCTCGGGGACTACGTGGTGGTCAACGCGAGCTCTCCCAACACGCCCGGACTGCGCCAGTTGCAGGAGCCCGAACTCCTCACCGCGCTGCTCCAGGCCGTCCAGGCGCGACTCGCCCAGGTGGCGCCCGGCAAGCCCCTGTTCCTGAAGATCGCCCCGGACCTCACGCCCGAGGCCGTGGACGAGGTGGTGGACGTGGCGCGCGCCTGCGGGCTCGCCGGCCTCATCGCCACCAACACCACGATTGCTCGGCCCTTCGAGCACCCGGTGGCCAAGGAAGCCGGGGGCCTGTCCGGAGCCCCCGTGCGCGAGGCCGCCAACGCCGTCATCCGCCGGGCCTACGCGCGCAGCGGCGGCACGCTGCCCATCATCGGCGTGGGCGGCGTCTTCACCGCCGAGGACGTGTACGAGAAGCTGCGCGCCGGGGCCTCGGTGGTGCAGGTGTACACCGGCTTCATCTACGAGGGGCCCGGCATGGTGCGCCGGCTGCTCGCGGGGCTGGGCCCCCTGCTCGCCCGGGATGGCCTCGGCTCGGTGCGCGAGGCCATTGGCGCCGAGCATCGCCCCCGGACTTGA